One genomic window of Rissa tridactyla isolate bRisTri1 unplaced genomic scaffold, bRisTri1.patW.cur.20221130 scaffold_29, whole genome shotgun sequence includes the following:
- the LOC128903374 gene encoding olfactory receptor 14J1-like, translated as LLAFADTRELQLLHFGLFLGIYLAALLANGLIITAIACDSRLHTPMYFFLLNLSLLDLGSITNIVPKSVANSLWDTRAISYKGCVTQVFFFFFCAVAEFYLLTIMAYDRYVAICKPLHYGTLLGSRACVHMAAAAWGSGFLHALLHTANTFSLPLCQGNALDQFFCEIPQILKLSCSHSYLREVGLLALGCFLAFVCFVFIVLSYVQIFRAVLRIPSEQGRHKAFSTCLPHLAVVSLLVSTAVFAYLKPPSISSPSLDVVVAVLYSVVPPAVNPLIYSMRNQELKDALWKLM; from the coding sequence ctcctggcgttcgcagacacacgggagctgcagctcttgcacttcgggctcttcctgggcatctacctggctgccctcctggccaacggcctcatcatcacggccatcgcctgtgacagccgcctccacacccccatgtacttcttcctcctcaacctctccctccttgacctgggctccatcacCAACATTGTCCCCAAATCcgtggccaattccctgtgggacaccagggccatttcctacaaaggatgtgttacacaggtcttttttttctttttctgtgctgtagcagagttttatcttctcaccattatggcctatgaccgctacgttgccatctgcaaacccctgcactacgggaccctcctgggcagcagagcttgtgtccacatggcagcagctgcctggggcagtgggtttctccatgctctcctgcacacggccaatacattttccctacccctctgccagggcaatgccctggaccagttcttctgtgaaatcccccagatcctcaagctctcctgctcacactcctacctcagggaagttgggcttcttgcattagggtgttttttagcttttgtgtgttttgtgttcatcgtgctgtcctatgtgcagatcttcagggccgtgctgaggatcccctctgagcagggacggcacaaagccttttccacgtgcctccctcacctggccgtggtctccctgcttgtcagcactgccgtgtttgcctacctgaagcccccctccatctcctccccatccctggatgtggtggtggctgtgctgtactccgtggtgcctccagcagtgaaccccctcatctacagcatgaggaaccaggagctcaaggatgccctctggaaattaatg